The segment CAAACTGTTCACGCAGTTGCTCGACCAGGGCATCCGGGGCTTCGATCTCGCCACGGAAGAACCGGGCAGCCTCTGCCAGACGGGTGCGGATACGATCGCGCAGCTCTTTGGTGGCCGCATCGGTAAAGGTCACGACGAGAATCTGCGGCGGTAACAGTTCACGCCCAAAGCCAGACTCTTCGCCGCCATGCCCCAGAATCAGCCGCAGGTAGAGCGCCGAGATGGTGAAGGTTTTGCCGGTACCGGCGCTGGCCTCGATCAGTTGGCTGCCACGTAGGGGGAAGGCCAAGGCCAGCGGTAATGTTTGCTCGCTCATTAGCGGGACGCCTCGCTGTTCAATGAGCGCCAAGGCGCATCAAAAAGGGGTCGATAGAGGGCATCGCACCACTCTTCAAATTCTTCAGCCGCCATCAGGGCAGCGTAATCAGGAAACTGTCGGGCCAGAGCAGCGCTTTCGCGGCGTTCGCCGTCGCTGGTTTGGCCATCACCTTCGTAGGTTTTCTGCGCGGCCGCATCGGCCTTTGCCGGGTCTGTTTGTGCCAGCCAGGCAAAGGCGGTTTTCACGGCAATGGGCAGCGGATGACTCATGCCGACTTTCCAGGCCACCAGCAGGTTGCCCAGAATATCGCGGGCCTGTTTGGCATCCAGAGGGTCGAGCAGCAAAGTGTCATCGCTGGCCACCAGCGCGGTGGACATCTCCAGGCCACTGGCACACGCCGCCAGATGATTGACCCACGGCCGGGTCAATCGGTGCCATTTGCGGGTTTTAATTGCGCCAATACTGTTAGGAATGGTGGTGATGGACAGTAGGCCTTTATCACTGCGCTGATGCAGATTGCTGAGCCAGCCTTCCAGGATCAGCCCCTGGTCCTCAAAACTGACGGGCAGCGCGCTGGCAAGCGGCGTGGGCCAAAGGGCCAGCAGTTGCTGATAGCGTTGCAAAACATCAGGTAATGGTTCGATCAGCTCCTGTTGCAGGCATTCGCCAAACCCGGCCATGGGCAGCAGGCCGCTACCTTGCAAACGCAGGGCGCGGTTGTGCAACGCGTTTTCAAGTTGGTCGGGCTGTGCCAGTGCCGCTTCAAGCAAACTGTCGCTCAAGGTGTAGCGTTGCAGTGCATCGAGCACGAACGGCTCTTCATCGGCCAAAGGCACTTCGGCGGCTTCGAAGAATACTTTCAAGCGCTGACTAAAGAAGTGACGCACAGGGTTACGCAAAAAATCCTGTAACTGCGTCAGATTTAGTGGTTCTTCCTGCTCGTGTGCTCCTAACGCAGCGGGCTGAACCGGTTGCGGTTGTGGCGCATGTAATCGCTGCCATTCGCGGGCATAACTGAACAGGTTGGGGTTGCCCTCGTGAAAGTAACGGGTGCTGAAGGGTTGCAGCGGATGCTCTTGAGTCATGGCCTCGAGCAGGTCACCGCCCCCTTGCAGATGCCAGCCATTGGCAAGGTGATCACGCAGTTGGCCAATCAGGACACAGGCGGGGCGCTCGCTGTTGTCGCGAATACTGCGCCCTACCCAGCTGATATAGAGCTGGTCGCGGGCAGAAAGCAGCGCTTCGAGTAGCAGATAGCGGTCATCCTCACGGCGGGAACGGTCTCCCGGGCGATAGTCACTGCCCATCAAATCGAAATCCAGCGGCGGTTGTGCCCGCGGGTAGTCGCCGTCATTCATGCCCAGCAGACACACCAGCTTGAAGGGGATCGCACGCATCGGCATCAGGGTGCAGAAATTGACCGCACCGGCAAGAAAGCGCTGTGACAGTTTTCCTTGGTCAAGCCCGGTGAGCCAGGCTTCGCGTACTACGGTCAGCGGTAACTCATCTTGCAAGCCAACCAGCTCACAGGTTTCGAGCCAGGTTTCGCGCAATTCTTCAAGCTGGGCCAGCAGGTAGTCGTCATGCTCGGTTTCTGCCTGGAAAAACAGCTGCACCAGCGCTTGCAGTCGCTCGCCCCATTGCTGTGGCAGCGCCGGTTTCGAGAGTTCTTGATGGGCGATTTCAAGCGCATCGAGCAGGGCCACAAGCGGGCCGATGAGTACGGCGTCAAGGCCGCCAATTTCATCGTAAGGCTCGATGCCATCGCACGCTTCGCCACTGCCCACCGCATAGCCAAGCAGCATGCGACGCAGGCCAAAGCGCCAACTGTTTTGCTCCAGTTGCGGGGGCAAGCCCAGGCCAGCGCGTTGTTCGGCGTTCAACCCCCAGCGAATGCCCGCACCTTCGATCCAGCGATGCAGGGTTGGCAAGTCGCGTTCCTGGACGTTGAAGCGAGCGCGCAGCGAAGGGACGTCGAGCAAGTCGAGGATTTCACTGACGGGGAAGCGGCTGTCAGGCAACTTGAGCAGATGCTCGAGGGCGATCAGTAACGGATCGCGGCCCCGCTGCCCCTGGTCGGCCAAGGTGTAAGGAATAAAGCGGCGATCATCCCGTTCAATCTGACCGAATACGGCGCGGATGTGAGGTGCGTAGCTGTCGACATCCGGCACCATCACAATCACATCACGGGGTTGCAACTGAGGATTTTCGCTAAATCGTGCAAGTAGCTGGTCGTGGAGAATCTCGACTTCTCGCTGAGCACTGTGGGCAATATGAAAACGGATTGAATGATCCGCTTCCAGGTCGATAGCGGGCCACAACTCGCGGGTTTCGTTCAGGGGGCGCAGTTCAAGAATGTCATCCTGCAACTGGTTGAGCAGGTTAAGCGGTTCTACTTCGCTGAACAGATCAATACGGCCATCACGAAAAGCCGCACGGTAGCTGTTGGGGTCGTCGTAGCTGTCAAGCAGGTTGATGTAGTCGCGACCTTGTTTACCCCAGGCGGCCAGTAGTGGATGGGCATGTTGATGCAAGGTGTCGAGATCAAGTGCTGTAGGCATTCCGCTTTTGCGGGCCTGGCGTTTGTACTGATGGCGTAGCAGATCCTTGTCGGCAACGATGTCAGACCAATGATGGCGGCAGGGGTTATGCACGCACAGCAATACCTGGCTGAAACGAGCGAGCCCAGCCAGGGCTTCGAGCGCTTGGGCAGGCAATGATGAGATACCGAAGACGATGACTCGGGCAGGCAAGCCGGACGGCGCTTGCTCAAGGCTGCTGATCTTGTCCATGAAGCGCTGGTGAACACCGGCCCGGCTCTGGGACATGCCTTCCTCGCCCACATCGAGCAGTAGCGCACGCCACAGCTCGGCTTGCCAGCAGTTGGCCGGGCTCAGGGCCGGGCTTTCTCCTC is part of the Pseudomonas sp. ML2-2023-3 genome and harbors:
- the recC gene encoding exodeoxyribonuclease V subunit gamma translates to MPVATSLNAGFMVVHGNRLDELRSLVVSWMRRYPLAPLENEIALVQSNGIAQWLKLALAEDAQDDDLGGCGIAAAVDVQLPGSFLWQLYRLVLGSEEIPAKSLLDKGPLTWRLMRLLPALIDQPHFEPLQRFLTHDTDLRKRYQLSERLADLFDQYQVYRADWLEDWAAGRHQLRNARGESPALSPANCWQAELWRALLLDVGEEGMSQSRAGVHQRFMDKISSLEQAPSGLPARVIVFGISSLPAQALEALAGLARFSQVLLCVHNPCRHHWSDIVADKDLLRHQYKRQARKSGMPTALDLDTLHQHAHPLLAAWGKQGRDYINLLDSYDDPNSYRAAFRDGRIDLFSEVEPLNLLNQLQDDILELRPLNETRELWPAIDLEADHSIRFHIAHSAQREVEILHDQLLARFSENPQLQPRDVIVMVPDVDSYAPHIRAVFGQIERDDRRFIPYTLADQGQRGRDPLLIALEHLLKLPDSRFPVSEILDLLDVPSLRARFNVQERDLPTLHRWIEGAGIRWGLNAEQRAGLGLPPQLEQNSWRFGLRRMLLGYAVGSGEACDGIEPYDEIGGLDAVLIGPLVALLDALEIAHQELSKPALPQQWGERLQALVQLFFQAETEHDDYLLAQLEELRETWLETCELVGLQDELPLTVVREAWLTGLDQGKLSQRFLAGAVNFCTLMPMRAIPFKLVCLLGMNDGDYPRAQPPLDFDLMGSDYRPGDRSRREDDRYLLLEALLSARDQLYISWVGRSIRDNSERPACVLIGQLRDHLANGWHLQGGGDLLEAMTQEHPLQPFSTRYFHEGNPNLFSYAREWQRLHAPQPQPVQPAALGAHEQEEPLNLTQLQDFLRNPVRHFFSQRLKVFFEAAEVPLADEEPFVLDALQRYTLSDSLLEAALAQPDQLENALHNRALRLQGSGLLPMAGFGECLQQELIEPLPDVLQRYQQLLALWPTPLASALPVSFEDQGLILEGWLSNLHQRSDKGLLSITTIPNSIGAIKTRKWHRLTRPWVNHLAACASGLEMSTALVASDDTLLLDPLDAKQARDILGNLLVAWKVGMSHPLPIAVKTAFAWLAQTDPAKADAAAQKTYEGDGQTSDGERRESAALARQFPDYAALMAAEEFEEWCDALYRPLFDAPWRSLNSEASR